Proteins from one Doryrhamphus excisus isolate RoL2022-K1 chromosome 19, RoL_Dexc_1.0, whole genome shotgun sequence genomic window:
- the heca gene encoding headcase protein homolog isoform X2 yields the protein MPNQKSNKGKKSKRTNSSGDEQENGACAAAIGGAAAAAAAAAAAPGNERSSEVQCATPLGCSLGCAIDLEKDDYQRVLCNNELCPHGNWMHLQCFYEWESSILVQFNCIGRARSWNEKQCRQNMWTKKGYDLAFRFCSCRCGQGHLKKDTDWYQVKRMQDERKKKPSERSTGRMGACGGASAASADGFLEEPRKSKPVVGSGKTAHRASSQELPRRQSMERQNSVERGATGGLFSLGPPLKSPCDSPGQSPPSGFSFSPTSVLGPGGGGAAFRGSRQLGEFLKSAVHMDTQRKHLLVGGALSRGSGGIPQLDPAAVLPLPMAFTLPLHHRLASGSVGDGALPQPMQFLRRLDLSELLTHIPRHKLNTYHVRMEDDAQAGQGEELRRFILSTLTASQRNVVNCALCHRALPVFEQFPLVDGTMFLSPSRHDEIEYDVPCHLQEGVHKIVCIKCKSRWDGSWHQLGTMYTYDILAASPCCQARLNCKHCGKPVVDVRVGMQYFSEYSNVQQCPHCGNLDYHFVKPFSSYKVLEAY from the exons atgccCAACCAGAAGAGCAACAAGGGGAAGAAGAGCAAACGCACCAACAGTAGCGGAGATGAGCAGGAAAATGGAGCCTGTGCGGCCGCAATCGGAGGCGCGGCCGCGgcggctgctgctgccgctgctgcacCCGGGAACGAGCGTTCGAGTG AGGTCCAGTGTGCGACCCCCCTGGGCTGCAGCTTGGGCTGTGCCATTGACCTGGAGAAGGATGACTACCAGCGGGTGCTCTGCAACAATGAGCTGTGTCCTCACGGTAACTGGATGCATCTGCAGTGTTTCTACGAATGGGAGAGTTCCATTCTGGTGCAGTTCAACTGCATTGGCCGCGCACGCTCTTGGAATGAGAAACAATGCCGGCAGAACATGTGGACCAAGAAGGGATATGACTTGGCTTTCAGATTCTGTTCCTGCCGTTGCGGGCAGGGTCACCTGAAGAAAGACACAGACTGGTATCAGGTGAAACGCATGCAGGACgaaagaaagaagaagccaTCTGAGAGGAGCACTGGCCGCATGGGGGCCTGCGGAGGAGCTTCCGCAGCTTCCGCGGACGGGTTTTTGGAGGAGCCGAGGAAAAGTAAGCCAGTAGTGGGATCGGGTAAAACAGCACACAGAGCCTCGAGTCAGGAGCTACCAAGGAGACAATCAATGGAGCGCCAGAACTCTGTTGAAAGAGGAGCAACGGGAGGACTCTTTTCTTTGGGGCCTCCTCTCAAGTCTCCGTGTGACTCCCCAGGACAGTCTCCTCCATCTGGTTTCTCCTTCTCACCAACATCTGTACTCGGACCTGGTGGAGGTGGAGCAGCTTTCCGGGGCTCCCGTCAATTAGGAGAGTTCCTCAAATCTGCAGTCCACATGGACACGCAGCGCAAGCACCTTTTAGTCGGGGGAGCCCTCAGCAGAGGTTCTGGCGGCATTCCTCAGCTCGACCCTGCAGCCGTTCTACCCCTGCCCATGGCCTTTACCCTCCCGCTGCATCACCGGCTCGCCTCGGGGAGTGTGGGTGACGGTGCTCTTCCTCAGCCCATGCAGTTCCTAAGGAGGCTGGACCTCTCTGAACTTCTCACTCACATCCCTCGCCATAAACTAAACACCTACCATGTTCGCATGGAGGACGACGCCCAGGCAGGCCAGGGAGAAGAACTACGCAG GTTCATCCTGTCCACCCTCACTGCCAGCCAGAGGAACGTGGTCAACTGTGCGCTGTGCCACCGGGCGCTGCCAGTGTTTGAGCAATTTCCGCTCGTGGACGGCACGATGTTTCTCAGCCCCTCACGCCACGATGAGATCGAGTATGATGTTCCGTGCCACCTGCAAG AAGGTGTCCACAAGATCGTATGCATCAAGTGCAAGTCCCGCTGGGATGGGAGCTGGCACCAACTAGGCACCATGTACACCTACGACATCCTGGCTGCTTCGCCCTGTTGCCAG GCTCGTCTAAACTGTAAACACTGCGGGAAGCCAGTGGTGGATGTCCGTGTGGGGATGCAGTATTTCTCAGAGTACAGCAACGTCCAGCAATGCCCTCACTGCGGCAACCTGGACTATCACTTTGTTAAACCCTTTTCCTCCTACAAAGTACTTGAGGCTTATTGA
- the heca gene encoding headcase protein homolog isoform X1 gives MPNQKSNKGKKSKRTNSSGDEQENGACAAAIGGAAAAAAAAAAAPGNERSSEVQCATPLGCSLGCAIDLEKDDYQRVLCNNELCPHGNWMHLQCFYEWESSILVQFNCIGRARSWNEKQCRQNMWTKKGYDLAFRFCSCRCGQGHLKKDTDWYQVKRMQDERKKKPSERSTGRMGACGGASAASADGFLEEPRKSKPVVGSGKTAHRASSQELPRRQSMERQNSVERGATGGLFSLGPPLKSPCDSPGQSPPSGFSFSPTSVLGPGGGGAAFRGSRQLGEFLKSAVHMDTQRKHLLVGGALSRGSGGIPQLDPAAVLPLPMAFTLPLHHRLASGSVGDGALPQPMQFLRRLDLSELLTHIPRHKLNTYHVRMEDDAQAGQGEELRRFILSTLTASQRNVVNCALCHRALPVFEQFPLVDGTMFLSPSRHDEIEYDVPCHLQGRLMHLYAVCVDCLEGVHKIVCIKCKSRWDGSWHQLGTMYTYDILAASPCCQARLNCKHCGKPVVDVRVGMQYFSEYSNVQQCPHCGNLDYHFVKPFSSYKVLEAY, from the exons atgccCAACCAGAAGAGCAACAAGGGGAAGAAGAGCAAACGCACCAACAGTAGCGGAGATGAGCAGGAAAATGGAGCCTGTGCGGCCGCAATCGGAGGCGCGGCCGCGgcggctgctgctgccgctgctgcacCCGGGAACGAGCGTTCGAGTG AGGTCCAGTGTGCGACCCCCCTGGGCTGCAGCTTGGGCTGTGCCATTGACCTGGAGAAGGATGACTACCAGCGGGTGCTCTGCAACAATGAGCTGTGTCCTCACGGTAACTGGATGCATCTGCAGTGTTTCTACGAATGGGAGAGTTCCATTCTGGTGCAGTTCAACTGCATTGGCCGCGCACGCTCTTGGAATGAGAAACAATGCCGGCAGAACATGTGGACCAAGAAGGGATATGACTTGGCTTTCAGATTCTGTTCCTGCCGTTGCGGGCAGGGTCACCTGAAGAAAGACACAGACTGGTATCAGGTGAAACGCATGCAGGACgaaagaaagaagaagccaTCTGAGAGGAGCACTGGCCGCATGGGGGCCTGCGGAGGAGCTTCCGCAGCTTCCGCGGACGGGTTTTTGGAGGAGCCGAGGAAAAGTAAGCCAGTAGTGGGATCGGGTAAAACAGCACACAGAGCCTCGAGTCAGGAGCTACCAAGGAGACAATCAATGGAGCGCCAGAACTCTGTTGAAAGAGGAGCAACGGGAGGACTCTTTTCTTTGGGGCCTCCTCTCAAGTCTCCGTGTGACTCCCCAGGACAGTCTCCTCCATCTGGTTTCTCCTTCTCACCAACATCTGTACTCGGACCTGGTGGAGGTGGAGCAGCTTTCCGGGGCTCCCGTCAATTAGGAGAGTTCCTCAAATCTGCAGTCCACATGGACACGCAGCGCAAGCACCTTTTAGTCGGGGGAGCCCTCAGCAGAGGTTCTGGCGGCATTCCTCAGCTCGACCCTGCAGCCGTTCTACCCCTGCCCATGGCCTTTACCCTCCCGCTGCATCACCGGCTCGCCTCGGGGAGTGTGGGTGACGGTGCTCTTCCTCAGCCCATGCAGTTCCTAAGGAGGCTGGACCTCTCTGAACTTCTCACTCACATCCCTCGCCATAAACTAAACACCTACCATGTTCGCATGGAGGACGACGCCCAGGCAGGCCAGGGAGAAGAACTACGCAG GTTCATCCTGTCCACCCTCACTGCCAGCCAGAGGAACGTGGTCAACTGTGCGCTGTGCCACCGGGCGCTGCCAGTGTTTGAGCAATTTCCGCTCGTGGACGGCACGATGTTTCTCAGCCCCTCACGCCACGATGAGATCGAGTATGATGTTCCGTGCCACCTGCAAG GAAGGTTAATGCACCTGTATGCCGTATGTGTGGATTGTCTAGAAGGTGTCCACAAGATCGTATGCATCAAGTGCAAGTCCCGCTGGGATGGGAGCTGGCACCAACTAGGCACCATGTACACCTACGACATCCTGGCTGCTTCGCCCTGTTGCCAG GCTCGTCTAAACTGTAAACACTGCGGGAAGCCAGTGGTGGATGTCCGTGTGGGGATGCAGTATTTCTCAGAGTACAGCAACGTCCAGCAATGCCCTCACTGCGGCAACCTGGACTATCACTTTGTTAAACCCTTTTCCTCCTACAAAGTACTTGAGGCTTATTGA
- the mtif3 gene encoding translation initiation factor IF-3, mitochondrial, with translation MAAGCVRLVLCHAVKTVYGGTFGYRTATARTLISNEKTFIFASARRWSSLDTEADDTNPAPQKKKKQDPRARTTISSVGRKIPHREIRVISEAGENLGVMHRGDVIRLMDEKGLKLVLLGEHQDPPVYRLMSGRQIHEEQMKMWEKQKTKAAPVQVKELSFSSGIASHDLTVKLKQVETWLEKKHHVKITLRVGRNTPTSNPDDNLQKIVEQMEVMVGFVSKPKVIRDGQAAMCVLRPPSAKELSKNQKDRTSLPQSDSSQPNKDELSPPVIKEESLQQ, from the exons ATGGCTGCAGGTTGTGTGAGACTGGTCCTCTGTCATGCAGTGAAAACCGTGTACGGTGGCACTTTCGGATACAGGACAGCAACAGCGCGGACGCTCATCAGTAACGAAAAGACATTCATCTTTGCCAGCGCTCGGCGATGGTCTTCCTTGGACACAGAAGCGGACGATACAAATCCTGCaccacagaagaaaaaaaagcaggatcCTAGGGCCCGGACCACAATCTCCAGTGTTGGCCGTAAGATCCCGCATCGGGAGATCCGTGTGATCAGCGAGGCGGGAGAAAACTTAGGTGTCATGCACCGTGGAGATGTGATCCGACTGATGGATGAGAAAGGACTCAAACTGGTGCTCCTTGGTGAACATCAGGACCCTCCGGTCTATCGTCTGATGAGCGGCAGACAGATCCACGAAGAGCAGATGAAGATGTGGGAGAAACAGAAAACCAAAGCAG CTCCAGTGCAGGTCAAAGAGCTCAGCTTCTCATCTGGCATCGCTTCTCATGACCTGACAGTCAAACTGAAGCAAGTGGAGACCTGGTTGGAGAAGAAACACCATGTTAAGATAACACTACGCGTGGGACGCAACACACCTACAAGCAACCCG GATGATAATCTTCAGAAGATCGTGGAACAAATGGAAGTGATGGTGGGATTTGTTTCCAAGCCAAAAGTGATACGCGACGGTCAAGCGGCCATGTGTGTCCTCCGGCCACCTTCAGCAAAGGAACTATCAAAAAACCAAAAAGATCGGACTTCATTGCCACAGTCTGATAGCTCACAGCCTAACAAGGATGAGCTGTCACCTCCTGTCATAAAAGAGGAGTCTCTGCAACAGTGA
- the knstrn gene encoding small kinetochore-associated protein, whose product MSKIPREIKKGAHRNEMKEAATAANTHQKENITRKNVAHKDYKGVSTWHDMQEQLKEQNQQLTAANEQLQKNLSETQQRVTHLEQQFSDLGKENSVLQKNLKDCQILLVATKIDLVSGEVFGEAARQDEEQRKEVMSVSADVLRELKDFSDMASQQRSRLQEIQTTMTNLSEARQHMLQERETFSLEAAEMEKALMEAEALLL is encoded by the exons ATGTCAAAAATTCCCAGAG AGATCAAAAAAGGAGCTCATAGAAATGAGATGAAAGAAGCAGCAACTGCAGCTAATACTcaccaaaaagaaaacataacgCG aaaaaatgttGCCCATAAGGATTACAAAGG GGTTTCAACATGGCATGACATGCAGGAGCAACTGAAGGAGCAAAATCAACAGTTGACGGCTGCCAATGAGCAACTGCAGAAAAACCTGTCAGAGACACAG CAAAGAGTAACTCATTTGGAGCAACAGTTTTCTGACCTTGGAAAGGAAAATTCCGTGTTGCAGAAAAACCTCAAGGACTGTCAGATACTCCTCGTGGCTACAAAAATAGACCTCG TTTCAGGAGAAGTTTTTGGAGAAGCTGCACGTCAAGATGAAGAACAAAGAAAAGAAGTAATG AGCGTCTCCGCAGACGTGCTGAGGGAATTAAAGGATTTCAGTGACATGGCATCTCAGCAGCGATCTCGTCTACAG GAAATCCAGACAACAATGACAAACCTGAGTGAAGCAAGGCAACATATGCTGCAAGAGAGAGAGACTTTTTCCCTGGAAGCTGCCGAAATGGAAAAAGCTCTAATGGAGGCAGAggctttattattgtaa